atctaaataaataaataaataacattgaGGAACCCTGAAGAGTTCCTTCAAACAGGGATGTCAGCAGCATATATATCTCACAGACAAACTAGACAAGGTAAACAAAactgtgggagaaaggaaaaagtattatctagaactaaaaaaattaaatcatgtGTATAAGATCTCAATGGCACAGACAGTATCTTTTCCTTATTTATCTCTGTCATTGAAAAATTGCACACATCATTTGAACAATCCATGAATCAACTTTGTGTATAATTATCAATGTCACTGTAATTCTGAAATAGTGTACTGACAAATTTTCCACTTTAGAGGGAAATTGTACAGGGCTTAGCACAACTGGAAACTAATTTCATTTAGGGTatgtaggtgctactgtaatacaaagccTATTTGTTACTGGCCAAATCAGtagttttcatagattcatagattcatagctatttaggtcagaagggaccattatgatcatctagtctgacctcctgcacaacgcaggccacagaatttcacccaccactcctgcaaaaaacctctcacctatgtctgagctattgaagtcctcaaatcatggtttaaagacttcaaggagcagagaatcctccagcaagtgacccatgccccatgctacagaggacggcgaaaaacctccagggcctcttccaatctgccctggaggaaaattccttcccgaccccaaatatggcgatcagctaaaccctgagcatatgggcaaaattcaccagccagatactacagaaaattctttcctgggtaactcagatcccaccccatctaacatcccatcacaggccattaggcctatttaccatgaatatttaaagatcaattaattaccaaaaccatgttatcccatcataccatctcctccataaacttatcgagtttaatcttaaagccagatagatctagTTGCTTGGGACATCTACAGCAACATAGATCTGAACTGAAGGATCAGGCCACCAACCCAATTTGCACTCATGaatcaaattatttttgaaagGGCTATGAATTAACCTGATCCATCCATCATCATGATGGCAAATTGCAAAGGGACGTATTCTCCTTGCAGATTGAGCACCACCCACATAAATCTCTACCTGGTCCTTTAGGTGGTCTGCCTAGATATTCAGTTTATGTCTATTGCTGGCAAATTTATTGCGCCACCAAAGCTTTTGGTGACTAGATGATTGTCAGCTGTGTAGCAGCATTCCTAGATAAACATGCTTCGTAATTCATTGGTATTCCATCCTATTAATATCTCTGTACCAAGAAAGTCACTGAAACCAAACCAACATTGATGGAGGTGGCTGTTGGTTTCAGTTTCAAAtatcctcatttctgatcttgtcctgccacttGATATGGAACAGTGATCAAGTTCCCCTGCCATTTAGTAGAGTCAGTATAACCATGGTTGTGTAGATCCACAACTTCATAGCAAGCTTGATGTCACGACCTCCCCCCATAAGTCACTGAAGAGCCTGAAACATGGCAGCAACTGTCTATGTCACTTCCCAAGTATTTGACAGATTCAAGGGAAATTCTCCACTTCCATGTCAATGtcttaaatcaatggcaaaggcCAGAATACTCAGTGTGGCTTTAGACTCGGTTGTTCCATTGTTTGACTAGATCTTTACTTTGAATTAACCTGATGCACCACCTGACAtcccctctcccagcctcccctcctctGATTATATTCCCAGCTAAGAACATGAATGTAGCTTAGCATTTACCTAGTAAGCTGCCATTTCTCCAAACTGTTGCCTCTGCCCATTCACTGGCATAAGGAATTCTATTGCAAAAAGGAATGAGTCTTTCCAATCTGACCCGGAAGGAGTAGCACTTTTCCAGATCAAATCCTTGCTCTTCAACTTTGCAACATGCAGATTTTCTAGACTGGACAGGAAGATATTTgatcattaattattatttccaACATATATTTTTCTTCTCACAGTATTATACTATATCATTGTAATAACAAACATAGGAGATGGGCTGACACAAGtagaacatccccaaaatttTTAGGAAATCTGGATCTTGGATGGATTTTCCTGGTTCAAACTGATTTCTAGCCTTAAACAATGTTACAGTTAAGTTAACGTATAAGTTCTTTGTTACATTTATGTCTCAATAATTATTTACAGTGAAACAAACAGAATTAGCTTTGGTCCACAAAGCATACCCGTTAGTTATGAGCCTAGGAAGAATTAATCCATGAAATGAAATGTAAAGCTGGTATTCATGTTCTAGATAAATAAGTTGCCTGAAACATTGtctcttccccatctcctgttctctgttgtttttcttctttctcccatTTTTCATCATCATTTCCCATTTAtgattcccctccctgctcccattcTTTATATATGGCCTTTCCCCTATGTCTTCTTGATATGCGTGTATGAGGTGAAGAGTATCTCCCTTGAAATGTGGCCATTTACTGGAATGCTGACATTCAGCACACATTAGATATCCAGGAGTCTAGCAAATGTTAGGGCTTGCCTTCACTGCTAAACAAGATGTGTTTTTTACTGGGGATAACTAACACTGTCTTGAGGTAGAAATACACTGAAGACCAGCCACTTAGTTTGCCATGAAGTAAACTCCTCAAGGCTAATCCCTGGAGGAGGTATAGGACTGTTTTGCTTGACAACTTTACCTTTCTTTAAATTAAAGTGTCTGGCCTTCAGCATGTATTTACCTCAGGGTAGCACATGTGTGTTAGTTACCTCAAAGGAAAAAATGCaccttttttgcagtgaagactagACATTATTCTGCTGCCAGCCCATCAAGTGTATGTtaatgggatgggatgggatggtcCTGTTGGGAAAACCCATGCTTTCTGTTCTGTGGAGGTGCCACTCCCATCTCTTTCCTGTGCTAAGTGAGAATTCCAAACTCTACCCACCTGCCATTCTTTGTCATACTTGCTTTTATACTGAAGTTCAAGCTTCAAGCACCTTGCTGCTGTCTTTGGTTTATTACATTCTATCGTAACCGTATCTCTTTTCCAATGGAAGGTTACATTTTCAGGCGGATTGGGTTTTACTGAGGAAAAAATTTAATATAAATTACACAATACGCTCTTAAAAAGAATCACTACAACTCACTTCAAACCATCGCTCCCAAACCCAAGCCTTCCTGGAATTCTTTAGACTGTCATGAAGTTCAGTTCTCCTGGAATGTTCAGTTCTCCAGCTGGCCTGTTTTCTGTACATCAAAATGTAATTCAGACCCATGGCATCATGCATATGTGCTGTTCTAAATTGACACATTGATTACAGATGGTCAGCGGTTATGGGCACAATATTTTGAACCATTTGGTTGTTTACCTCTTAGCAGTGGAAGTTGCATCTTCATGGGAGTTGGAGCATAACACCCTTCCTAAAGTACATTAGTGCACCCTCTCTTTTGATCCGCACCACCTGCAAAGAAATCTAACTACTTCACTCCCATTcctgtagtatttgagcacctggtaaatattaatgaattttcGCAAAACCCCCTGTGAGATCTGAAGCACTACTATCTCTGTTTTAGGGATggaagactgaggcacagagatccaaagtgacttgcccaatgtctcACAGGACATTTGTGACAAAGCTGGGAATTAAACCTGAGTTCCTGAACACCACTCCAGTGTCTTAGCCATAAGACTACCCTGCCTCCTGGGAAGCTCTCCTAACTTTAGAAGACATGCTCAGTGGTGCTCTATagctggtttattttattttatttagtattAGTTCCTACTattctgcagatttctttgcgcTAATAGTCATTACATGTTGAACCCATAAGGCACATCTACATACATAAAACCAATAAAAGTATAACAGAAATGGAAATGCCTCTTTCTTACTCTTCCAGTGTTTTCTCACTATAACCCGTTGTCATTTTGGCATTGTGATATCCTCTATTTACCCCTCCACTATGAAAATGGAAGCATGGCTTCCAGTTGTTCCTACATGTATGTTTACATGTTCTACATAGTCAACTATACTAAATATTTCAAAATCCAAACATACCTACATTTTTAAGTGTTCAAAATCCAGATTTTGATCTGAATTTGGGGGGCTTTATTCAAAACAAGTAGCCCCAGTGAAGGCAATGTGACCACTGAAGTAAGTGTTGAAGAAGAAGCCTCAGTATACCCAAACAGAGAACAATATTCTGTCCATCCTGATAATATTTTATACACTTGACTAATTCGCCATCTTCCTCGATAATATTTTATACTCTGAAATAGTTCTATCTCTTCATCTCAGACTCAATACAAAAGAAGATCACTGAAGGCACTACCATTACCAAGGAATCTGGTAATGTCATTGCTCACTCACTTACTAAAGGAATCAGATTTTAGCTGATGATGAAAAAGCTCTTCACTTCCATTCTTATCCTTAaaagagatgttaagagtgaGTCCCTCTGTCTTAAAGAAACAGCCAGAATTGTAACCTTGGTCAAGTATATAGTGGGGGCATTGCTTCCAAGTTCTGTTTTGAAGAGCTGTGCCAAATCTataagtaaaaacaaaataaaattagttaACACAGTTATTATGTTATCTATTGAAATGAGTTAGTTGCTTTTTGTCACTTTAGCTTATTAAAATACTTCTCCCATGGGAAATTTatagatgggattttcaaagcggAAAAGGGGAGTTTGGTACCTAATTGCTATTGCCTTTCCAGATAGCTGTTCATTACAATTTGAGATTATGAGGTTTCTTTAATATTGTCTTTTCTAAGAAGGGAAGGGTTTGTTTTAACAGCTGTGTCAGACATTCACCATTTGGTGACATGTCCTATTTCTACACCATACTACTGGAAATGCTGTCTCATATACCCACTAACAATTGAGTAAACCTCCTACTGGTTGACTTGTCATTGACCCAAAGCAGctataaatgtttcatttcatttgcaGCATCAACTGATTGCTGCACAGCTCTTAATTATAACAGCAGctaaagctgtgtgtgtgtgtgtgtgtgtgtgtgtgtgtgtgtgtgtgtgtgtgaaaaatggCTCCAACTGTTCTGACAAACTGGTGGGCATCAGAAAAATGGACAAAACTGAGGGTGTAGCTACTTGCGTGCAGCTAAGTATTCAGCAGATCTGATGATTAGTTTGGAAAATAGGGTTGTGGTGTGGAGCGAACACAAACAAGTCTGCATGTTGACCTGGATCAAATATAAGATTCTCTTTCATTTGCGGGTGTAGCTCAAACACAACTTGGACTGAGTGAGATGGCGAAGGGTAGGTCTGAGTTGCAATTAAAACACTCACAGGTGGCCCATGTCAGTGACTCAcactcgcagggcttgggctgcaggattGTAAAATTGTGATGTAAACGGAGTTCCAGACCCCCATGAGCCCAAGTTAGCTGACACAGGCCCtgggtatttaattgcagtgtagacatactttcaGAATCACTAACCAAAGACATTAGCCAAGGGGAAGAGGATAGCCATTGCCAGTACTTACCtgtaaaaaaaagtcacattccTGTCAGGGAAATAGTCTTTAGCTGCCCATGTGATCTGCATCTGTTCACCATTGAAATTGACTGCTGTGATTTTGATAGTTTCTTTCAAACCTGTCTCATTGCAAtgacaaacaaaacagttttaaCCCCAGAAATCAAGGACATGACCACACATTTGTTCAGAGACCAGTAGTTCCGATTTAATTACTCCACGGTCACAGACGACAGAAAAAATGAGAGGTGACGTGAAGACTTGCAAGGCAGAGAAATAAGACTAAAGGACCTAGAGAGGTTAGAGATATGGGTGGAAAATAATAAGGGCATTGAGACTGGAAAAGTACAAAACAAGGCCTCTGCAGAAATATAATCTGAAACATTTGGAAGGAGAAACCTGGAGAACAATAGCGAATGAACAACACCGAGGGGGACtgttagacctggtctacactaaaaaattagaTCGGCCCAGCTGCATTGCTCGggggttgtgaaaaatccacacctctgagcgatgtagttaagctgatttaacccccagtgtagacagcgctaggctgacagaagaattcttccattgacatagatACAGactctcaggggggtggattccctacaccaatgggagaaccgCCCCCGTCTATGTAGGTAATGTCTAAACTGAAGCACTACAGCCACGCAGCTGCAGTGCCTCAGCTGTGGCTCGGtcgcatttcaagtgtagacaagcccacggTGTACAACAATAGATATGAGTCTGCAAGGCCATGTGGCAGCACAATAGGCCCAAATACGTATGCAGAGTCATCACACAGCAGAGCAGGTTGATGTCAGTCCCTCATTATACAACTTCAGTATAACTGCcctggaatatttcattttgttctgtgcagCTCAACGCCAAGAAGATGTCAGCAGACTCGGAGGAATGCAGAAagtagcaataaaaatgattacgTATTTGGGAAAGAAGAACTATGGTCCTGATTTCTTCTCTCACACCAGTTTTGAATAGGTGTAACTTGAGTGTCTTCAATAGATTTACTGCAGATTGGTGGCTGTCTGAGAGAAGTATCAGATCTGAATTTGGGTAGCTTGTGGGGCTATACTGAAATTCAGCTTTGAATAGCTCTTCAGAGgaaatctagccaactttccgATATTTGGCTTCAGCTAAATAATATTTCAGATACCTGCTTGAAGTGGAATCTTTAGAAAGAGGCACTGCCTCCACATAGTATATGCAGCATCACTGATTTGGCCATTTTTTATCCCTCTCCTTCAGAATTAGTTTGGCTAGTGTCCCAGATTTGAATCAGTGGATAAGAAGGAATTTTATGGTTTCTCCCAATGGACCTGGCCACTTCTCCCTACCTCCTTATGGCCAGGTCACCTCAGAGCATCTTACTATCCTCACATCCTCTTTCTTCTCCcatcctcctgctccccactACCAGACTTCCCTCTTGCTCAGATTCTAGGCATCTGATCAAAGCCAATGTTGCTTCCAGTTATTCAGGCTTGATTAGAATACCACAGTGGTACATCAAGTATATTCCTCAGAGCTTGATTTATCTTTAGACAAGATAAACAGCTACAAATATCTGAAGGGTGAATatatcaaggaaccaaaggaatTTTTCTGGGTTACACAAGAAGCATAACTATAGGTAGTGGAATGAAATCAAGAGTATGAAAATTTATgctaaatatcagaaacaaaactcCTAAAATGAGATCTATAAACTGTAGGTTCCAGTTCagagtcattttaaaatatttatcataaTACAGGAAAAATTACTAtagggaacaattctgcactTGCAGGATACAGGtgattgggcctgattcttattgACACAAAGGCCACTTTACACATCTCTGGCAGTGTCAAAGGGCATTAAAGTGGGCATAAATTATATCTGGGAATAATTAAACAAATTTATAGTgtgctttttcttatttttccatcACATCTCTTCTTTTAAATAAAGATCCCAtattattaaattttaaaaaattgaaattgtgTGTATACAGAACACTACATATCTTGAAGTCCCTTTACACACATTAACTCATTAGTCTTCACAACAGCCTGTAGAGGTaggcaaataaatattttgatgACTATTATTATGGACAATTTTTCGTTCTATAAACCAAGTAGAAATCGTTAACTTTCATGTGTTAGAATCATAAAAAACAAATAGGGAATGTTTGCATTGCATGCTTGTTTAATCACATACTTTCAAGGCTAAGTCAAATTCAATGCTCATTTAATTTTTCAATGTCAGAATGCACTGAGTTATAGGTAAACATAATGGCAGGCAGTAAAGAGGCATTCCTATCCATATGAAGTATTTGTATGTAGGACCCAAAATGACTCTGGAGTACCTTGAAGCCCATATGCTGTCCGCTGGATATGTGTCCTTCTCTAAGGGAATTACTTCTTTAATGTCTTTCAGCCAGCTATTGTCTTATGGAACTGTCAGATGTAGCACTGTACTTTTTTTTGGGGAAGTACTGGTCTGAATTTCTTTATGTACACCTGAGAAATATTGTGGTGGCCAGATGTGAACATTTTTGTGTTAATTCCCCTTCAAATTTGTGGTGACTATCAGTACATATCTGGACGTTCCCTTGTCATTTTATTGCATATCACAAGGACCTCAACATACTCATAAAAATAAACCACAATTcctgtccttttgaacaagtttatAATTTATTTCTTTTAGCGAGGAATAACTAATCCCTGTGGAAGATGCCAGATTAGCATTTAATCCTTGATCTCAATGCTGAGATTACCAACAAGGATGCCAGCTCTAGGACTAATTGTgatgttgggttttgtttttttttttgtgatgtggacacatgTGCCCTGAGAATGTGATCAGAAAACGTAACTTATTTTACTTAGAATACCTCACAGTCATCATATGCTAAGGGCATTTGATCACTGCTGACCTCCTCTCCATACTAAGAGGTGAAAGGTTCTGTAATCCCATTATCAATCCGCTGAACCAACCCTTCCtcaaggccaaatcctgaagtccttgaTTGCGATCCTGCCTTTCCCTTTCATGAGCAAGCGGGCGCCTAAATGGCAAATTCCCCCAAGAACTCCCCCACCCCATAGAGGCCCCTCGTCAGAGACTCTGTACTGTTCAAGATCTGCAGACTCTGAGTGGGCAAATCAGGGAAGCCACCTGGGCTCCTCTGGATTCCTTTTCAAAAGGCTGCCAGGGAAACTGAGGGTTAGATTCTGCCTATTTGGAGAGAACAATCCATTTACCCACTTTTACACACCCCTCATAAGCACAAGGCAGAATCCCAGGCTCTGTGATCACTTCCTTCTGACATCCCAGAGTGGATggaaagggatggggaggaggtgaggctgGGGGGTCTCACCCTCCATGGAAAACCAATAGAGATGACTGGTCACAAAGGATGGAGTAAGTTGCATCCCACAAAAAATGCCTCCTGGTCCTTCTCCTGTGGGAGGATAGCTCCATACTATCCTTTAGTATAGGCTGTCCCTTAAAGGCTCAATCTAACCCTGGATAAAGACCTTATGTTTTGGCTTTATATGCTTTTTGTTCGGCCTTAAAGATTGTCATTTTTATTCTGAGCCTGCAAAGACTTAcccatatgcttaactttacatttagtcctcttggcttcagtgggactatgtgCATTGTGTAAAGCTAACCACATGCAGGAATCTTTGCAGAATCACGGTCTTATTCTGCACATAACTATAGGCCTGCTGCATATTATGGATTGGAACTCTGGGATTTTCACATCTGTATTTGACATCTAGCAAACATGGTCATTGATGTGTACACCTTGTAAATACATTAACAATAAACAGTGAGTAATTAATAGAAAGAGAGTGGGGGGTTATAATAAAACATGTGGTGAGATAGGAACCATCTGATGTACTCTAGTTTCTAAGAACTTCATAAAAGGTAAGTGATGGCATAACCtgttaaagattttaaaataatgtattcaaTTACAGAGGActtatataattttaaatacattttaaaatcatttgattATTAAAATATGCATTGCTGTTGAGGAAATGAACTTCAGACTCTGcacttttttggtttgtttaagTATTTCAGATACATTTCACAGCCCTCTCCAATACCCTATGTGTTCCAGAGTAGGGACCAGGGACCAGACCCTCAGACTCCCTCTGAAATGTAATGGGAgtaaaatacctttgaggatctggacccatGCTCTCTCTTTAAGTATTGGGACAGTACTGTGTTCAtctttacaaataataatataaataaagaaaatgtattatattatataatatttttaaaagtttgactCAGATCAGCATCAGTAGTTTGGATTCTTTTCCATAGCTTATCCAAATGTTAACCATCCCTTCTTACGCCCAACACTTCCTGCCCCGTTTGCTGCAGGGATGTTTATTGTCCTCTATGGGCAGACACTGCATTTTTGGAAAGAGAACCGTCTTATGTCAGTGGAAAGTGGCTTTCATGGGAGACAAGTCAGAGAGTTTTAacttggggggggaggagcaagaaCCTAAGGTAGAGCGATAAAACAAAGGATATTTTCTCCCCCTTTCATAGGCTTCATGATTCCAAGGAGGGTAAGTGGGATGGTCTCAAGCATTGAACTGTCCACCCAGTCAGGATCTTTACAAGCCAATTGGGTGCCTCATTTCATAATAATTGTAGCCCCCTATTTTTCCCGCTGCCCCACAGTTGCACAAGAGCAGGGAGATCACATGACACCCCAAAGTGACAGGAAAGAAGCAGGGTTATTAGTTAATTATtcttattataattatttattactgtAGCATGGCTGGAAGCCAAGGCCTCATaatgctaggctctgtacaaccATACAGCAAGGAGACagtgcctgccctgaagagctgttCTGGACCCATGCCCTCCTGTGTCAGCCAGTGGACCTGGCCAAGAACTCAGTAAGGAACCTGCTGCACTGCTGGAAGGGGCACAGCAAGGTCAGACTCTTCCAGCTCCGGGGAAAACTCTACTTTTGTTCTCTGAGGGAAAATTCTTGCTGGAACTCCAACAGCATTAATGGTGCACCATATGGCCCTCGATGACAGGGTCTTATTGGCACAGTTGATCACTGAATGCACTGAAAGTGTGTAGAAGCATAAATACATGAAATATGTGATCTCTGCATGTGCAGGAAGTCGTCTAGTAGGAAAAATAAGCAGAAAATGTGACTATTAGTTAAGCCCACCATCCTCAGTAATTTATGCAAGCAGAACCCAGAGCAATTAGGAAAGCAGCAGTACTGCGAACCACAAGTAATGTTTTTCTTTATCATTGAACCAAAAGGAACACCATAATAAGCCTAAATGTAATGGAACAGACAAAAAACACATATCTACAAAGATAACAGAGTGGAACACCAATGTTCTGGAACCGTTGCAATCTcaccaaaacaacaaaacagaacaaaaaagaaaaaccacttcTGATTTCCCCAAACTGATTAAAACCTAATAGGCAACCACACATAGTACTTCCACATGCAGTAGCTCCTAGCCTGCTGTATTGAGCCAGCCTGAGACTGATACCCTGCAACTGATCCTGCAGCAGCTACTTGCACTGAATATTATTTATCCATGACAGCAATCTCATCTAAGTCAGTAGAACCGAATGTAGGAAATAATGCTACTCAGGGTAAGCACTGAAAAGCATGAAATGAGCTCCCATGACTCAGAATAAAAGGTAAGTGAATCCCTGTCTTAAAAATGAGAGGGAGTGAGATGGAGAGAAAGCGAGTGCATATGCCTGGGAGAGACATATTCCTTATTACATCTATTGGGCTTCATAGCAGGCAGAAGTGGCACACAATTGGTAGGATCAGCAGACATTGCAGTAGCTAGGCACTACTAGGctgattctccacagccttgCATCTTATGAGGTCATTTATGCTTGTACAAATTGGATCTAACATATGTGAATAGTAGAGTGTTACACCCACTTTGTAAATAACTATACCAGGTAATTAGCACTGGAACATCGGTCCTTGTGTTACTGAGTTGCCATAAGTAGTATGTTTCAGACATAAAATATAATATAGTACAGATTTCTAAAGAAAATGATAAACTGTTGGAAGAATCTTAaaccatgattttttttcatgaaattcaGAAATGAAAAACAGGAACTTAGTGTTAACAAGAATGAAGGTTAAATTGTCATCCATGTGtgctgggtggttttttttatggatttttgagttaatttgtttatttcttagCACGAGTAATAATGATACTGTGCAATATAACTAAAGACAGATATTCTAATGTCCGGGTTATCAAATATCCAAGCTGTTACTGTGGATTAATAATAAGTGAGGTTTTCCCCTCTGGGAAATGTATAATTAAGTATATACTTTTTCAGTATCCTCAGGTCAATGGATATTTCAGTATCCCCAGGTCAATGGGCATTATCCCATATACTACTTAATATGAGAGAATATTAATTGTTTAAGTCTTACTTTAATCTCTGGTTTTTAATATGAATGTCTGGTCAGAGATTGCACTTCTATTTTTTGCACATGATCCCTGCTCGCATAATTCATAACTTCGGCAGTATGTACCACTCCTCAGAGTTTTGAGAGGCACTCCCCTTATCTTCAAACAAAACATTCATCTTCCCTGAATGTTAACTGGAAGAaaccattttaaatatttctgttataACCCTATAGATTTGTGAAGAAACAGGGGTCAAATTCATgcctggtgtagctccactgaagtcgtTGTGATGTTACACCAGTGATGAAACGGGCcatatttttttagaaggtaTTGTACTTGATAAAACATGAAGCAAATAAAGCATCCACAGAAATAATGTGAATCTGCACATCAGGTTTTAAAATTAATATCTGGAAGTTCAACTTACTTTGTGCAAGTGGTTGAGAAGCCACCAGGTTGCCCAAGATAAAGATTGCTGCATGGGCTTGAAGGACTAACCCCATACTTGCAAATATTCATTAGTCTATGATCAGATTACCACGGGAAGCCTTGATAGCATTTCTTCATGAGTAATCTTAACCTCCGGAGTTCACTGCTTAATATCAGAGACTGGAAGGAACTAGAGGAAATGACAACAGGAAACAAAAAGTTAATTTTCATGTATATACAAATGTATGAATGAAATATATATTACTACAGAACAGCAGCACTTCACGTGTCTGCCTATGTTATTCACATTATGTGATACCACTGTTAGGCAGAAGAATAATAGtaattgaataataataattactagtATAAGGCTTAATCATGCCTAATAGCCTCTGGTCTTCTTTGGGGAAGGGTATTTTTAGCACTGAAGGCACTCCAGGACCCAGTGCACCATGATGACACACTCCATTAACTGGCTCTATCACTGACTGCAGTACCACAAGCAGGGGGAGAGCAGGATCCAGGAGTCAGCAAAGGAGAGGGGGCAGAATACTCTGGCATTCTGGAGAAGAACAGCAGCTGCTATAGCCCCAAAGAGGATGCAGTATGTTTTCCTCTCTGCCACTAAGTGGTCCCCTGGTTGCTGTACAAGGGCcataagatgattttttttttcttgccacaCTTTCTACTGGCTAAATCTCAGTTGGACTGCAGCTGTAGGAAAGCAGGCTGGTG
The Eretmochelys imbricata isolate rEreImb1 chromosome 1, rEreImb1.hap1, whole genome shotgun sequence DNA segment above includes these coding regions:
- the CRLF2 gene encoding cytokine receptor-like factor 2; its protein translation is MGLVLQAHAAIFILGNLVASQPLAQSLKETIKITAVNFNGEQMQITWAAKDYFPDRNVTFFYRFGTALQNRTWKQCPHYILDQGYNSGCFFKTEGLTLNISFKDKNGSEELFHHQLKSDSFIKPNPPENVTFHWKRDTVTIECNKPKTAARCLKLELQYKSKYDKEWQSRKSACCKVEEQGFDLEKCYSFRVRLERLIPFCNRIPYASEWAEATVWRNGSLLDSCADDIKKKPLSDNVILLISVLAALLVIILLLIFVCKCQRLQKSVMPVIPDPKHIFSDLFNDHNGNFQEWIDQTDNAMGHTKMECVEHECIIEERTELEDEKEASEKLCELSNMNERDYLSSAQNTCLQPPASDTVSFGSFKFCMNEDMYVIL